In Lactococcus garvieae subsp. garvieae, the following proteins share a genomic window:
- the menC gene encoding o-succinylbenzoate synthase, giving the protein MKLKSISLNHVQLPMKFNFKTAKGELKLRDTIIIIAEDENGQRGYGECVSFTTPFYTQETFESSWKSLAQTYIPKVMTTHFTHPFDIHQFFEQPLPMAMAGLENALVDLYYKSKDENTIAALFPEPLADTLSRGAVLGDVPFEQLPRKIDELVAQGVERIKLKIKPADGFERVQYAVKHYPHLQWAVDANRSYTLENIEALTKLDQFGLVCIEEPFATDTLEDYKNILPQLSTPLCFDENIQSWSDLQALSQLKGKTMHNIKIGRLGGLYQTKEAIAFCRKNNISFWIGSMVESGISKILHTQLATLSDNAMPGDLSDSSYYFPEDLILPEIKFIEGKMKRPRGKGLGVAINQTALEHYTVKKEIFT; this is encoded by the coding sequence ATGAAGCTTAAATCTATCAGTTTGAATCACGTCCAACTCCCGATGAAGTTTAACTTCAAGACAGCCAAAGGTGAGCTGAAACTGCGGGACACCATCATTATCATTGCTGAAGACGAAAACGGCCAGCGTGGATATGGCGAATGCGTAAGCTTTACTACACCTTTCTACACGCAAGAAACTTTTGAAAGCTCATGGAAATCCTTAGCGCAGACTTACATTCCAAAAGTAATGACGACACACTTTACACATCCCTTTGACATTCACCAATTTTTTGAGCAGCCCTTGCCGATGGCAATGGCAGGTTTGGAAAATGCCTTGGTGGATCTTTATTACAAATCCAAGGATGAAAATACAATCGCTGCCCTTTTTCCTGAGCCCTTAGCAGACACTTTATCCCGTGGTGCCGTCTTGGGAGATGTTCCTTTTGAACAGCTTCCTAGAAAAATCGATGAATTAGTCGCTCAAGGTGTGGAAAGAATAAAGCTTAAAATTAAACCCGCAGATGGTTTTGAGCGCGTCCAATACGCCGTCAAGCATTATCCTCACCTCCAATGGGCTGTTGATGCCAACCGTTCTTATACGCTTGAAAATATTGAAGCATTGACAAAGCTCGATCAATTTGGTCTTGTCTGCATTGAGGAACCTTTTGCTACCGATACTCTCGAAGACTATAAAAACATTCTTCCGCAGCTTTCAACACCTCTCTGTTTTGACGAAAATATCCAAAGTTGGAGTGATTTACAGGCCCTTTCTCAACTTAAGGGAAAGACCATGCACAATATCAAAATTGGCCGCTTAGGTGGACTTTATCAAACAAAAGAAGCCATCGCCTTTTGCCGGAAAAATAACATCTCTTTCTGGATTGGCAGCATGGTCGAAAGTGGTATTTCCAAGATATTGCATACACAACTGGCCACTTTAAGCGACAATGCCATGCCCGGGGATTTATCAGATTCGTCCTATTATTTTCCTGAAGATTTGATCTTGCCAGAGATTAAATTTATTGAAGGCAAGATGAAGAGACCACGTGGCAAGGGCTTGGGTGTGGCTATCAATCAGACAGCACTTGAGCATTACACTGTGAAAAAGGAGATTTTTACATGA
- a CDS encoding PaaI family thioesterase has translation MTLIEQLGIQKLTLTPTGFTAQMPLEAFHAQPQGFLNGGATLAFAEVAAGMASNLLLDDKHFAVGQAVNGNHLNPTKAAGMLFAQGLLLHKGGRTHVWEMKFTDAQEILVAQVTVTNAIVEKRYG, from the coding sequence ATGACTTTGATTGAACAACTGGGTATTCAAAAGCTAACTTTAACCCCAACAGGTTTTACTGCTCAAATGCCCTTAGAGGCCTTTCACGCGCAACCTCAAGGTTTCTTAAATGGTGGCGCAACGCTGGCCTTTGCTGAGGTTGCTGCTGGTATGGCAAGTAATCTCTTGCTTGACGATAAACATTTTGCTGTCGGCCAAGCGGTCAATGGCAATCATTTGAACCCAACTAAAGCAGCTGGAATGCTCTTTGCGCAGGGACTTCTTCTGCACAAAGGTGGGCGCACCCATGTTTGGGAGATGAAGTTTACAGATGCGCAAGAGATTTTAGTGGCACAAGTCACCGTAACGAACGCTATTGTGGAAAAAAGATATGGATAA